The Enterococcus sp. 7F3_DIV0205 genome has a window encoding:
- a CDS encoding winged helix-turn-helix domain-containing protein — protein sequence MYRIGVVNFAGGTSDWEQLQTIIPDNWELFQIDNEKKTFCDLIVFLENSLEQVGEICGQLIQMKNETDSLIWVWSTFQIEMNRMVYLKLGADGVKTENLKLEEWLLIIDNALKRKQTMKKSKPEQTIQENNCDGFVLNHRNRSVIINENEEVQLTNLEYKAMDLLFKNAGKTVTYEEMYQVIWDGEESKDRKFYRISNLIFHIRQKFVQEVGSSDTIRTVRSKGYVLHV from the coding sequence ATGTATCGTATTGGTGTAGTAAATTTTGCAGGTGGAACATCGGACTGGGAACAGTTACAAACGATTATTCCAGATAACTGGGAATTGTTTCAGATAGATAATGAGAAAAAGACCTTCTGTGACCTAATTGTTTTTTTAGAAAATAGCTTGGAGCAAGTTGGAGAAATATGTGGTCAGTTGATACAAATGAAAAATGAAACGGATTCGCTGATTTGGGTTTGGTCTACTTTTCAAATTGAGATGAATCGAATGGTTTATTTAAAACTTGGGGCAGACGGGGTAAAGACCGAAAACTTAAAGTTAGAAGAGTGGCTACTGATTATAGATAACGCATTAAAGCGTAAACAAACAATGAAAAAGTCAAAACCTGAACAGACAATTCAAGAAAATAATTGTGATGGATTTGTGTTGAACCATCGAAATAGAAGTGTCATTATAAATGAAAATGAAGAAGTCCAATTGACGAATCTTGAGTATAAAGCGATGGATTTATTGTTTAAAAATGCAGGTAAGACAGTCACTTATGAAGAAATGTATCAAGTGATTTGGGATGGAGAAGAAAGTAAGGATCGTAAATTTTACCGCATCAGTAATTTGATTTTCCATATTCGACAAAAATTTGTACAAGAGGTGGGGTCATCAGATACGATTCGAACAGTACGGTCAAAAGGGTATGTACTGCATGTTTGA
- the lepB gene encoding signal peptidase I, with protein MSSKRIAKNRKKKRKKNRKKQHLQELSKELGLTFLILLLLMLFLSKVIFTLPKNEGYGMRDALNDGDRVYVDRIGKPKRFSLIYFDQPDGNGTSIRRVVGLPGERIRYHNDELYIDDRLVIERFLQKKLVQAQLANEVITEDFDSIDIIGTTNGIIPKGKYLVLGDNRHYATDSRYYGLVDERAMIGNVKLRWWPFYQMNTY; from the coding sequence AAAATAGAAAAAAACAGCATCTTCAAGAATTAAGTAAAGAGCTAGGACTAACTTTTTTGATTCTGTTATTACTCATGCTTTTTCTTTCTAAAGTTATTTTTACGCTACCTAAAAATGAAGGATATGGTATGCGGGATGCGCTAAATGATGGAGACCGTGTGTATGTTGATCGGATTGGAAAACCTAAGCGTTTTTCATTGATTTATTTTGACCAGCCAGACGGAAATGGCACTTCGATTCGTCGGGTCGTTGGTTTGCCTGGAGAACGGATAAGATATCACAATGATGAACTTTATATTGATGATCGATTGGTAATTGAGCGTTTTTTGCAGAAAAAGTTAGTGCAAGCCCAATTAGCTAACGAAGTCATTACTGAGGACTTTGATTCGATAGATATTATAGGAACAACTAATGGTATTATTCCAAAGGGAAAGTATCTTGTGCTCGGCGATAATCGTCATTATGCCACGGATAGCCGTTACTATGGACTGGTTGATGAACGAGCGATGATCGGTAATGTAAAATTACGCTGGTGGCCATTTTATCAAATGAACACCTATTGA